In Desulfopila inferna, the DNA window TGGTGATCTCACCCTCAACGACTGTCCCAGAGGGATAGTTGTTGTAGGCCTCCTGCCATGGATCCGGAACTAGTTGCTTGACGCCGAGGGAGAATCTCTCGTTCTCTTTGTCGATTTTCAACACGACAGCCTGAATGGTCTCGCCCTTGGTGTACTTTTCGGAGGGATGCTTAATACGTTCGGTCCAGGACAGATCGGACACATGAATCAAACCATCAATACCTTCCTCGATACCAATAAAGATACCGAAATCAGTAATATTCTTGATTTTTCCTTCAATAATGGAGCCGACGGGATAATTCTCGGTAACCAGATCCCAGGGGTTCTGCTGGAGCTGCTTCATACCAAGAGAGATGCGTTTGGTTTCCGGCTCAATATTCAGAACCATAACCTCAAGCTCGTCACCAACGGAAACCATCTTGGATGGATGACGCGGCTTCTTTGACCAGGTCATTTCCGAGACATGAATAAGTCCTTCAACGCCCTCTTCGAGCTCAACAAAGACGCCGTAATCGGTTATTGAAACAACCTTTCCAATGGTTTTCTCGCCCACCGGATATCTATCTGTAACCGTGGCCCAGGGATCTTCACGAAGCTGCTTGACACCCAGCGATACTCTGTCGTTCTCACGATCATACTTCAGTACCTTGACTTCGAGTTCCTGGCCGACCTTGTAGAGCTTGGCTGGATGCGAGACCCTGCCCCAGGAGAGATCGGTAATATGACAAAGGCCGTCCATGCCGCCCATGTCAATAAACAATCCGTAATCGGTAATATTGGTGATGGCGCCTTTGATGATCTGGCCCTCTTCAAGCTTCGAACGCATTTGTTCGCGCAGCTCATTTCTCGCTTCTTCCAGAATGGCTCTGCGGGAAATTACCACGTTGTTGCGCTTGCGATTAAACTTGAGGATCTTGAAATCAAAGGTATCGCCTATCAATGCATCCAGGTCCTTGACCGGACGCAGGTCGATCTGAGAATAAGGCAGGAATGCCGGAACACCAATATCGACAGACATTCCGCCCTTGACTCGACTTTCAATTCTGCCTTCGATGGTGCCGTCATCTTCCTGGATTTTAGCAATTTCTTCCCAGACCTTTATGGCTATCGCCTTTTCCCGGGATAAAAGAAGTCCACCTTCTTCTTTGCGTCGCTCAACAAAGACTTCAAAGGTGTCGCCAATACCAATGGCTGCATCTTCTTCCAGACGGAATTCCGATTTAGCGATATAGCTCTCAGCCTTATCACCGACATCAACAAGAAAGTAATCCTCAACGGATCCGATTATGGTGCCTGTGGCGACATCGCCGACGGCAACTACTTTATTGTTTTCTTCCATTTCGAAGAGTTCTGCAAAACTTAACTCTTCTCCGCCTGATTCCTGGGATAATTGGTTTAATTCTTCTGTCATGGATTTCGCTCTTTTTGGACCAAAGCCCAAATAGGTTAAGGTTTGTCTTTTCCCGAGTTTTTCGGGTGGTTAATGAAATGAGACCGCTGTCAGTGCAATTTCATAAACTATAAGCTAGAAACATATAGCAAATTTTCAACGCATTTACAAGCTTTTCTTCACAGACCAGCAACCAACCTGGACTTTGAGGAAAAAAAAATGATGTGGAACTGCGGCAAATATGAGGATGCAGACATGCATCCATGCCTGGCTTCGCGGTTTGTTCTATTTAAATCCACTCGAAAAAGCCGATCTGCAGGTCAAGGATATTTGCGCTTCCGCCTGCACTTGTGCCACATCCTCGAAATCCTGCTATTTGCTTTCAACTCAAGTGTACATTGTATTACACAAGCATGTATTGGCAAGGCCTCGACCTTGTTTTATCTATGTTTTTTTTTGATTTCTACGATCAATCAAAGAAGAGGAAAATCATCGAAGATGCCGGGATTCCAATCGACCATCCCGCAAAAGTCGGGGACAAGTCCTCGTGACCGCAAAAATTCTGATATTTTTCTACAGAAAATCAGATGGGCCTTCAGGCGTCCTCAGGCGTTCCTTTTCGGCTGCCGCTTGCCATGGTAGCTCCGGCCTTTTGACTTTGCCTTGTAATTTTTACTGCCGCTGTTGGGCGCCTTTGGCCCACTATAGGGCACACCTTTAGGCGGTTCTATCAACAGGTGCTCTTCGGGCGAAAAGCATTCCAGCTTTTTTCCCATGAATTCTTCGATATCCGGCAGGATAAAGCTGCCCTCCTCGCAGGCAAAGCTGACGGAAACCCCGGCGGCGCCGGCTCGACCGGTTCGGCCTATTCTATGGACATAGTCCTCCGGCTCATATGGCAGGCTATAGTTGACGACATGAGTTATCCCCTCCACATGAAGCCCCCTGCCGGCCACATCGGTAGCCACCAGAACCTCTATACCACCGGCCCGGAAACGTTCGAGGCGGTCTGTCCTTTTTGTTTGAGGTACATCTCCAGTGAGCAAAGTGCAATTGATTTCATTGCGACGCAATCTCTCATAGAGCTTTCTCGCCTCCGCTTTCTGGTTGGCAAATACCACAATTCGCCCGCCTCCGTTCCCCTTGATGAGATTATAGAGAATTTTGTACTTTTCCGAAGCAGTCACCAGATAAACCTTCTGGTCCACACTTTCAACGGCAACCTGCTCCGACTCTACCACAACATTGACCGGATCCTTGCACCACTGGGAAGCTAGTCTTTTAACTTCTTCGGTTATGGTTGCCGAAAACATCAGGGTCTGCCGCGTTCCTCTGTTCGGCAATTGGCCCATAATGCGGCGCACATCAGGAATGAACCCCATATCCAGCATCCGGTCGGCCTCATCAATCACCACTATTTCGCAGCTTTGCAGATTCAATACCCCTTTTTGACAGAAATCCAGCAACCTGCCCGGGGTGGCGACCACAATATCACAGCGTTTTTCGCAGAATTCCATCTGCTTGCGATACTCCGTGCCGCCGTAGACGGCTGCCACCCGCAGATGTGTATAGCGGCTGAGCTCTTTGGCCTCTGCGGCTATTTGAATAACGAGTTCGCGGGTCGGAGCCAGGATGAGTGTCCTCACCCTGTCGGATTTCTTCTCCTTATTCTCTCCCAGAAGCCGCGTCAGTATGGCCATGAGAAACACCGCCGTCTTGCCCGTGCCGGTATTGGCATTGGCTACAAGATCTTTGCCCTCAAGCAGATGAGGTAAAGACTCAGCCTGTACCGGGGTGCAGTACTGAAAACCCAGATCAGCGATAGCCCGCATCACCTGCTGGGGAAGTCCGATATCATGAAACCGGACCTTACCGGGAAGAGGATCGACTTGAAAGCTGCTCAGCTGCCATTTCTTTTTCTTTTCCGGCCTGGCTTTTTGCGGGGCCTCTCTGTCGACCTGCTGTTGTTGAGGAGGGGAATTTTCATTTTTCTTTTCAGCCTGCTCGGGCGGGAGCGGGTTTTCTCCAGCAGTACCGTTGCGGAACTTTCCAGGTAGAAAGCTAAGTGATTTGCGCTTCCCCTGCATAACGGCATTTTTGATCTTCAAACGGGTGGTGGTAATTAGATTTATTATCATGAGATTTACGTTGGTGTATAAGAGAGTGACAGCGCATCTTACAAATTCTATGACGACTTGAAGACCGGACTATCATTCTACGGATAAGGAAAGCTCGACAGGTACAGCGGGATAATCAGGATATGCCTGGAAAAATTTCCATGAACCCGGAAACAGTTCTCCGGGAGTTGCTCACTTCTAGTTATTTGCCCTGCATACGAAGTTCCTCCGTGATCGGGCCGAAAAGCTCCTCATACTCCGGGATGGCCTTTCGTATAATGACATTAAAATACGGTATTTCGTTCTCATTTACAACCAGGTTCGCTGAATACGCCAGTGCCTGAAGATTATAAAGAGTTTTAAACTCTCTACCCACAAGGGTATAAAAGATAAAGCGCCGTCTCGCCATGGACATATCACACATGTATTTATGGAAAGCCGAGGATTCCAGTCCGTTTCCTTCATAACGGGAATGCAGGACAACAGCGGAATACTCGACAAACTGCATTTTCTCCATGGCATCCTGGACATTTTTTACAATTTCGGTTTTATACCCGATTCCCTCTATGCTTTCGATTATTGTGTCCCTGCTTTCGCAATCTTCCATGAGAATCATGGCAAGGGGTACATCTTCTATAACCTGTTCTTCATCAAACACGCCCTCTTCAAGCCAGGATATGTCAGGCGGAGCAGGCGGCCTGATGAATGCATTACCAGCAGCTCCCGGTTTACCGGATGCGTCGGTATTTGCCTTCGCTGCCGGCCGCTTCGCTGTCGGCGTTTGTGCCGCAGGTGTCTGTGCTGCTGATGCTTTTGGAGCGGGCGACAACATGGAACGATCAAGCTCGATGACCTCAGAACATCCCGGACATTTTATGCGGATGGTCTTCTCTGGGCTCAGCTTATGTATGCTCTCAAGCATTTTTGTGCTCAATTTCAGTTGTTTTCCACAGGAGCGGCAGATTGTATTCATCTCTTCCTCATTTTTTCGAGTGTATAGCAGGCTATTCTGGAAAAGCAGCCAAGCCAGCTAATTCAGCCGAGCTTGATATTCCTCGGAGGTATACTAGGGCTATTTTCCTTTAATCTACTAATCTTTTTATAACAGAATCTTGGAAGCAAAGAGTACTATCCGGCTGAGCTGGACTCTTTACAGTACCCCCTTGAGGGGTATAAGTACCCTGGCTGTAGAGCTCTCATTCACGATTTTAAATACATTTCTCGTTTTCTTGTTAAATGGCAGCTTTTAAGGAGTAAGGCACTAGCCCGGCTGAGCTGGATAAGTGCCTTGTCTGTAGAGCTCTCATTCACGATTTTAAATACATTTCTCGTTTTCTTGTTAAATGGCAGCTTTTAAGGAGTAAGGCACTAATAACCGGTATTCGTAGTTTCCTCTTCCTCCATGGCTAGTCCTGTGAGCGAAGTGGTTGCCTCGCCGCGCTCTGCTTTCACCTGATCAATACCGCGATGCATCTCATTCCTGTGCGAACAATAGGTCATGGCCGTCTGTTCACTGACAATGCCATGACTGTACAGCTCA includes these proteins:
- a CDS encoding 30S ribosomal protein S1, producing MTEELNQLSQESGGEELSFAELFEMEENNKVVAVGDVATGTIIGSVEDYFLVDVGDKAESYIAKSEFRLEEDAAIGIGDTFEVFVERRKEEGGLLLSREKAIAIKVWEEIAKIQEDDGTIEGRIESRVKGGMSVDIGVPAFLPYSQIDLRPVKDLDALIGDTFDFKILKFNRKRNNVVISRRAILEEARNELREQMRSKLEEGQIIKGAITNITDYGLFIDMGGMDGLCHITDLSWGRVSHPAKLYKVGQELEVKVLKYDRENDRVSLGVKQLREDPWATVTDRYPVGEKTIGKVVSITDYGVFVELEEGVEGLIHVSEMTWSKKPRHPSKMVSVGDELEVMVLNIEPETKRISLGMKQLQQNPWDLVTENYPVGSIIEGKIKNITDFGIFIGIEEGIDGLIHVSDLSWTERIKHPSEKYTKGETIQAVVLKIDKENERFSLGVKQLVPDPWQEAYNNYPSGTVVEGEITNVTDFGVFVKLEEGIEGLVHVSEISKDKVKTPVGMYQVGDTLKAIVINVSAKDRKIGLSIKTLEDEGEEQAIEKLKKSEENAAAKSPSTFGDLLKAAAEGNQPEEE
- a CDS encoding DEAD/DEAH box helicase; this encodes MIINLITTTRLKIKNAVMQGKRKSLSFLPGKFRNGTAGENPLPPEQAEKKNENSPPQQQQVDREAPQKARPEKKKKWQLSSFQVDPLPGKVRFHDIGLPQQVMRAIADLGFQYCTPVQAESLPHLLEGKDLVANANTGTGKTAVFLMAILTRLLGENKEKKSDRVRTLILAPTRELVIQIAAEAKELSRYTHLRVAAVYGGTEYRKQMEFCEKRCDIVVATPGRLLDFCQKGVLNLQSCEIVVIDEADRMLDMGFIPDVRRIMGQLPNRGTRQTLMFSATITEEVKRLASQWCKDPVNVVVESEQVAVESVDQKVYLVTASEKYKILYNLIKGNGGGRIVVFANQKAEARKLYERLRRNEINCTLLTGDVPQTKRTDRLERFRAGGIEVLVATDVAGRGLHVEGITHVVNYSLPYEPEDYVHRIGRTGRAGAAGVSVSFACEEGSFILPDIEEFMGKKLECFSPEEHLLIEPPKGVPYSGPKAPNSGSKNYKAKSKGRSYHGKRQPKRNA